One Nocardioidaceae bacterium SCSIO 66511 genomic window carries:
- a CDS encoding DUF3017 domain-containing protein, which yields MRPRRLPFGTIVYALALLVMAAGLVVMAFGPWRLGVSLCGGAFAGAAVARIAIPERSAGLLRVRRRVIDVLWMGALAGLIITLAIVIPSQPSP from the coding sequence ATGCGACCGCGCCGACTGCCGTTCGGAACGATCGTCTACGCCCTTGCTCTACTGGTGATGGCTGCCGGGCTCGTGGTGATGGCGTTCGGCCCGTGGCGGCTCGGTGTCTCGCTCTGCGGCGGCGCCTTCGCCGGTGCGGCGGTTGCGCGGATCGCGATACCGGAGCGGTCCGCCGGACTCCTGCGCGTACGCCGGCGGGTGATCGACGTGCTGTGGATGGGCGCCCTCGCCGGCTTGATCATCACGCTCGCGATCGTGATCCCGTCCCAGCCGTCGCCCTGA
- the purN gene encoding phosphoribosylglycinamide formyltransferase, translating to MSVSFGPVADRSARIVVLVSGAGTNLQALLDATGEPSYGGSVVAVGSDRPGAAGLERAERAGVPTFVESLSDHRDRADWDAALAKSVAAYAPDLVVLAGFMKLTGAAFLAAHGGRTVNTHPALSPSFPGMHGPRDALAYGVRVTGATLFVVDEGVDTGPIVAQTAVPVEDGDDEDTLHNRIKVAERAMLVDNVGRMVREGYVIDNRLVRFGT from the coding sequence GTGTCCGTGTCCTTTGGTCCCGTCGCGGACCGGTCAGCGCGCATCGTCGTGCTCGTGTCGGGTGCCGGCACGAACCTGCAGGCGCTCCTCGACGCAACCGGCGAGCCGTCGTACGGCGGCTCGGTCGTCGCCGTCGGCTCAGACCGACCGGGTGCCGCGGGTCTCGAACGAGCCGAGCGGGCGGGCGTACCGACGTTCGTCGAGTCGCTGAGCGATCATCGCGACCGTGCTGACTGGGATGCGGCGCTCGCCAAGTCGGTCGCGGCGTACGCGCCCGATCTCGTCGTTCTCGCGGGTTTCATGAAGCTCACCGGCGCCGCGTTCCTCGCTGCGCACGGCGGGCGTACGGTCAATACCCATCCGGCGCTGTCGCCGTCGTTCCCGGGCATGCACGGGCCGCGGGACGCGCTCGCGTACGGGGTGCGAGTCACCGGGGCAACCTTGTTCGTCGTCGACGAGGGGGTCGACACCGGCCCGATCGTCGCGCAGACCGCGGTGCCGGTCGAGGACGGCGACGACGAGGACACACTGCACAACCGCATCAAGGTCGCCGAGCGCGCGATGCTCGTCGACAACGTGGGCCGGATGGTCCGCGAGGGTTACGTCATCGACAACAGATTGGTTCGGTTCGGAACGTGA
- the purH gene encoding bifunctional phosphoribosylaminoimidazolecarboxamide formyltransferase/IMP cyclohydrolase, which translates to MSTTEGRRPLRRALISVYDKTGLEELAIGLHEAGVALVSTGSTAGRIADAGVPVTKVEDLTGFPECLDGRVKTLHPKVHAGILADLRLDEHQRQLADLGIEPFDLVVSNLYPFVDTVNSGAGPDEVVEQIDIGGPSMVRAAAKNHPSVAIVVSPDRYADVLAAASGGGFSLDERKRLAAEAFAHTASYDVAVASWFANQYAPDGAGFPAWTGATWERQAVLRYGENPHQGAALYRHWRGGLAAANQLHGKEMSYNNYVDADAARRAAATFERPAVAIIKHANPCGIAVGIDVAEAHRRAHACDPVSAYGGVIAVNAPVSVAMAEQVAEVFTEVVVAPAYDDGALEILSRKKNIRLLEVPADEHPDPVEFRGISGGVLMQQVDRVDAPGDDPGTWTLAAGEPVADDVLADLAFAWRACRSVKSNAILLAREGAAVGVGMGQVNRVDSCRLAVERAGEERARGAVAASDAFFPFPDGPQVLVEAGVRAIVQPGGSVRDDEVVEYVRNAGVAMYFPGTRHFFH; encoded by the coding sequence GTGAGCACGACTGAGGGGCGCAGACCACTGCGCAGAGCCCTGATCTCGGTGTATGACAAGACCGGGCTCGAGGAGCTTGCCATCGGCCTGCACGAGGCGGGCGTCGCACTCGTGTCGACCGGCTCGACGGCCGGGCGGATTGCCGACGCGGGCGTACCGGTGACCAAGGTCGAAGACCTCACGGGCTTCCCCGAGTGCCTCGACGGTCGCGTCAAGACGCTGCATCCGAAGGTGCATGCGGGCATCCTGGCCGACCTGCGGCTCGATGAGCACCAGCGCCAGCTCGCCGACCTCGGGATCGAGCCGTTCGACCTCGTCGTCAGCAACCTCTACCCGTTCGTCGACACCGTGAACTCCGGCGCCGGTCCCGACGAGGTCGTCGAGCAGATCGACATCGGCGGGCCGTCGATGGTGCGTGCGGCCGCCAAGAACCATCCGTCGGTCGCGATCGTCGTGTCTCCGGATCGGTACGCCGACGTACTGGCTGCCGCCAGTGGCGGCGGGTTCAGCCTCGACGAGCGCAAGCGGCTGGCTGCCGAGGCGTTCGCGCACACGGCCTCGTACGACGTGGCTGTAGCGTCGTGGTTCGCGAACCAGTACGCGCCCGACGGCGCCGGTTTCCCCGCCTGGACCGGTGCGACGTGGGAGCGGCAGGCCGTGCTCCGCTACGGCGAGAACCCGCACCAGGGTGCGGCGTTGTACCGCCACTGGCGCGGCGGGCTCGCAGCGGCGAACCAGCTGCACGGCAAGGAGATGTCGTACAACAACTACGTGGACGCGGATGCGGCTCGACGTGCGGCCGCGACGTTCGAGCGGCCGGCGGTCGCGATCATCAAGCACGCCAACCCGTGCGGTATCGCGGTCGGCATCGACGTCGCCGAGGCACACCGCCGCGCCCACGCCTGTGATCCGGTCTCGGCGTACGGCGGTGTGATCGCCGTCAACGCGCCGGTGTCGGTCGCGATGGCCGAGCAGGTCGCCGAGGTATTCACCGAGGTTGTCGTCGCACCCGCGTACGACGACGGTGCGCTGGAGATCCTGAGCCGCAAGAAGAACATCCGGCTGCTCGAGGTGCCTGCCGACGAGCACCCCGACCCGGTGGAGTTCCGCGGTATCAGCGGCGGCGTGTTGATGCAGCAGGTCGACCGCGTCGACGCGCCGGGAGACGACCCCGGTACCTGGACGCTCGCGGCAGGCGAGCCGGTGGCCGACGACGTACTCGCCGATCTCGCCTTCGCGTGGCGCGCGTGCCGATCGGTCAAGTCCAACGCGATCCTGCTCGCGCGCGAGGGCGCGGCGGTCGGCGTCGGCATGGGGCAGGTCAACCGGGTCGACTCGTGCCGCCTCGCGGTCGAGCGAGCGGGTGAGGAACGCGCCCGGGGAGCGGTCGCGGCATCCGATGCGTTCTTCCCGTTCCCCGACGGCCCTCAGGTACTGGTCGAGGCGGGCGTACGCGCGATCGTGCAGCCCGGCGGGTCCGTACGCGACGACGAGGTGGTCGAGTACGTCCGCAATGCCGGCGTGGCGATGTACTTCCCGGGCACGCGCCATTTCTTCCACTGA
- a CDS encoding TetR family transcriptional regulator, with protein MPTRARLSQERSRERKDALLDAAIELFAESGTRAVTHRAVASRAGLPTASTTYYFSSIDEMVREALSRHMENWITELEALTTVAEAMGTVPAEPVDLIAHILSSRPPALVATQLSILIAVARDPELRPTMTRMLESLESVAASVLTRLGTRNPERVATSAVALVAGHALDRLSERHSTEEEARLLFHSLRSVIVADLLDHDELSDAIARLGTDAAQT; from the coding sequence ATGCCAACACGCGCACGGTTGAGTCAGGAGCGCAGCCGCGAACGAAAGGATGCCCTGCTCGACGCAGCGATCGAGCTGTTCGCCGAGTCGGGCACGCGTGCGGTCACGCATCGGGCCGTCGCGTCGAGAGCCGGCCTGCCGACCGCGAGCACGACGTACTACTTCTCGTCGATCGACGAGATGGTACGCGAGGCGCTGTCGCGGCACATGGAGAACTGGATCACCGAACTCGAAGCGCTCACCACCGTCGCCGAGGCGATGGGCACCGTGCCGGCCGAGCCTGTCGACCTGATCGCGCACATCCTCTCCAGCCGGCCGCCCGCGCTCGTTGCTACTCAGCTGTCGATCCTGATCGCGGTCGCCCGCGATCCCGAGCTCCGGCCGACGATGACCCGCATGCTCGAGTCGCTCGAATCGGTCGCGGCCAGCGTGCTGACTCGGTTGGGTACGCGCAACCCGGAGCGGGTCGCGACCTCGGCCGTCGCGCTCGTCGCCGGGCACGCCCTCGACCGGCTCAGCGAACGCCACAGCACCGAGGAGGAGGCGCGGCTCCTGTTCCATTCGCTTCGGTCGGTCATCGTGGCCGACCTACTCGACCACGACGAGCTGTCCGACGCCATCGCTCGGCTCGGTACGGACGCCGCGCAGACCTGA
- a CDS encoding malate dehydrogenase, which translates to MSNTPVKVAVTGAAGQIGYSLLFRIASGALLGPDTPVQLRLLEITPALKALEGVVMELDDCAFPLLAGVETSDDANVAFDGANLALLVGARPRSKGMERGDLLEANGAIFTAQGKALNANAADDVRIGVTGNPANTNALIAMRNAPDIPQERFSALTRLDHNRAISQLAAKTGAAVTDIKKLTIWGNHSATQYPDIFHAEVGGRNAAEIVNDQAWIENDFIPTVAKRGAAIIEARGSSSAASAASATIDAARDWLHGSADGDWLSMAVASDGSYGVPEGIVSSFPVTTKDGNYEIVQGLDVNDFSRSRIDATVQELTEERDAVTSLGLI; encoded by the coding sequence GTGAGCAACACCCCTGTCAAGGTTGCCGTGACCGGCGCGGCCGGCCAGATCGGCTACAGCCTGCTGTTCCGCATCGCCAGCGGAGCACTGCTCGGACCCGACACTCCCGTGCAGCTGCGGCTGCTCGAGATCACGCCGGCCCTGAAGGCACTCGAGGGTGTGGTGATGGAGCTCGACGACTGCGCGTTCCCGCTGCTCGCCGGTGTCGAGACCAGCGATGACGCCAACGTCGCGTTCGACGGCGCGAACCTCGCACTGCTCGTCGGTGCTCGCCCGCGCTCGAAGGGCATGGAGCGCGGCGACCTGCTCGAGGCCAACGGCGCGATCTTCACTGCGCAGGGCAAGGCGCTCAACGCCAACGCCGCCGACGACGTACGTATCGGCGTGACCGGCAACCCCGCGAACACCAACGCGCTGATCGCGATGCGCAACGCGCCGGACATTCCGCAGGAGCGGTTCTCCGCGCTCACCCGCCTCGACCACAACCGGGCCATCTCGCAGCTCGCTGCGAAGACCGGCGCCGCGGTCACCGACATCAAGAAGCTGACGATCTGGGGCAACCACTCCGCGACGCAGTACCCCGATATCTTCCACGCGGAGGTCGGCGGACGTAACGCCGCGGAGATCGTCAACGACCAGGCGTGGATCGAGAACGACTTCATCCCCACGGTCGCCAAGCGCGGCGCCGCGATCATCGAGGCGCGCGGCTCGTCGTCGGCCGCCAGCGCCGCGTCCGCGACGATCGACGCGGCCAGGGACTGGCTGCACGGCAGTGCCGATGGCGACTGGCTGTCGATGGCGGTCGCATCCGATGGCTCGTACGGCGTGCCCGAGGGCATCGTCTCGTCGTTCCCCGTGACGACCAAGGACGGCAACTACGAGATCGTCCAGGGCCTCGACGTCAACGACTTCTCCCGCAGCCGGATCGACGCAACGGTCCAGGAGCTCACCGAGGAGCGAGACGCCGTCACGTCTCTCGGCCTCATCTGA
- a CDS encoding MFS transporter codes for MTAVPRSLAVRALAYFSVRDLIPLYAVYALLFADHGLSTGEISSLFVIWSVTTFVAEVPSGAWADTLSRRLLLALSSLVYAAGFAAWIVAPGYAGFLLGFVLWAISSALMSGTYEAYLYDELSAIGASTAYPRLLGFAHSLSMVCNLAATLLAAPLMALGGYALVGWTSVGAALVQFAVALTLPSAPRVAAARVETGDGIARRYVRMLVSGVQEVRRVRTVRNGVLLTALLLGTTAYDEYFPLVALDKDAEPAAVPVLIALTVVGQAIGTALAGRTARIGARSMAAMVATAGVLLVAGAVLAQPLAFIVIGLGYGMVSNATIVAEARLQDAIEGEARATVTSVSGLSSELVSVGIFALFGVLASRLSESATFGIVCGLVVLVAFVTPRWLPRVREPVDDQ; via the coding sequence ATGACCGCCGTCCCGCGCTCCCTTGCAGTACGCGCGCTCGCGTACTTCTCCGTGCGCGACCTCATCCCGCTGTACGCGGTGTACGCGCTGCTGTTCGCCGACCACGGTCTGTCGACGGGTGAGATCTCGTCGCTGTTCGTCATCTGGTCCGTGACGACGTTCGTCGCGGAGGTTCCGTCCGGTGCATGGGCCGACACCCTCTCCCGCCGGTTGCTTCTTGCACTGAGTTCACTGGTGTACGCCGCCGGGTTCGCCGCCTGGATCGTCGCGCCCGGGTACGCGGGCTTCCTGCTCGGCTTCGTGCTCTGGGCGATCAGTAGCGCGCTGATGTCGGGTACGTACGAGGCGTACCTCTACGACGAGCTCTCCGCGATCGGCGCCTCGACCGCGTACCCGCGACTTCTCGGGTTCGCTCACTCGCTGTCGATGGTGTGCAACCTGGCCGCGACCCTCCTCGCAGCGCCGCTGATGGCGCTCGGCGGCTACGCGCTCGTCGGGTGGACAAGCGTCGGCGCAGCACTCGTCCAGTTCGCCGTCGCGTTGACGCTGCCCTCGGCGCCCCGGGTTGCGGCCGCACGGGTCGAGACCGGAGACGGGATCGCGCGGCGGTACGTACGGATGCTGGTGTCGGGCGTGCAGGAGGTGCGGCGCGTCCGCACCGTACGCAATGGGGTGCTGCTGACCGCGTTGCTGCTCGGTACGACGGCGTACGACGAGTACTTCCCGCTCGTTGCGCTCGACAAGGACGCCGAGCCCGCGGCCGTGCCGGTCCTGATCGCTCTGACCGTGGTCGGGCAGGCGATCGGAACCGCGCTCGCGGGGCGCACAGCCCGCATCGGGGCCCGGTCGATGGCGGCCATGGTTGCCACGGCGGGCGTACTCCTGGTCGCCGGCGCGGTGCTCGCGCAGCCGCTCGCATTCATCGTGATCGGCCTCGGCTACGGCATGGTGAGCAACGCGACGATCGTGGCCGAAGCGCGGTTGCAGGACGCGATCGAGGGCGAGGCTCGGGCGACCGTCACCTCGGTGTCCGGGCTGTCCAGCGAGCTTGTCTCCGTCGGCATCTTCGCGCTCTTCGGGGTGTTGGCTTCGCGACTGAGCGAGTCCGCGACCTTCGGAATCGTGTGCGGTCTGGTGGTGCTGGTCGCGTTCGTCACCCCGCGCTGGCTACCGCGTGTACGCGAACCGGTCGATGACCAGTAG
- a CDS encoding bifunctional methylenetetrahydrofolate dehydrogenase/methenyltetrahydrofolate cyclohydrolase, which translates to MTAQILDGKATAAAIKSELRDRVTKLAERGVVPGLGTVLVGDDAASHQYVAGKHRDCAQVGIESIRVDLPATASQSDVEDAVARLNADPSCHGYIVQLPLPKGLDENRVLGLVDPVKDADGLHPTNLGWLVLGKPAPLPCTPRGIVELLRRHGVEIAGAEVCVIGRGITVGRPMGLLLTRRSENATVTLCHTGTRDLAAHVRRADIVVAAAGVPGIVTAEMVKPGAALLDVGVSRDETGIVGDVADDAREVAGWISPNPGGVGPMTRALLLTNVVEAAERAAE; encoded by the coding sequence GTGACGGCACAGATCCTGGACGGTAAGGCGACCGCGGCGGCAATCAAGTCCGAGCTGCGTGATCGCGTGACCAAGCTCGCCGAGCGCGGCGTCGTACCCGGGCTCGGTACGGTCCTCGTCGGAGACGATGCGGCGAGTCACCAGTACGTCGCGGGCAAGCACCGCGACTGTGCCCAGGTCGGTATCGAGTCCATTCGCGTCGACCTGCCCGCGACCGCCTCGCAGTCCGATGTCGAGGACGCAGTTGCGCGGCTCAACGCCGATCCGTCCTGTCACGGCTACATCGTGCAGCTGCCGCTGCCGAAGGGGCTCGACGAGAACCGCGTGCTCGGGCTCGTAGACCCGGTGAAAGACGCCGACGGTCTGCACCCCACGAACCTCGGTTGGCTCGTGCTGGGCAAGCCCGCTCCGCTGCCGTGTACGCCGCGCGGCATCGTCGAGCTGCTGCGTCGGCACGGCGTCGAGATCGCCGGCGCCGAGGTCTGTGTGATCGGCCGCGGGATCACCGTGGGCCGACCGATGGGGCTACTGCTGACGCGGCGAAGCGAGAACGCCACCGTGACGCTGTGCCACACCGGTACGCGCGACCTGGCAGCACACGTTCGCCGCGCCGATATCGTCGTCGCCGCGGCCGGCGTACCCGGCATCGTCACGGCCGAGATGGTCAAGCCAGGCGCGGCCCTGCTCGATGTCGGCGTGAGTCGCGATGAGACGGGCATCGTCGGCGACGTCGCGGACGATGCCCGTGAGGTGGCCGGCTGGATCTCGCCGAACCCCGGTGGCGTCGGGCCGATGACGCGAGCGCTGCTGCTCACCAACGTCGTCGAGGCCGCCGAGCGAGCCGCCGAGTGA